The Lysobacter enzymogenes DNA segment AGCTTGAGCACCCGGAACGGCAGCCGCGGCCGCGTCGCCGAGGCCAGCCGCCAGTCGCTGATGGTGCGGCCGGACAGGCGCCAGACCTCGAGCGCGCGCTGGATGCGCTGGGCGTCGGTGGCGTGGATGCGCGCGGCCGCCTGCGGATCGAGCGCGGCCAGTTCGGCATGCAGCGCCGCCCAGCCGCGCCGCGCGGCCTCTTCGGCCAGCGCGGCGCGGGTGGCCGGGTCGGCTTCGGGCATGTCCGAGAGGCCATGCAGCAGGGCGTGGAAGTACAGGCCGGTGCCGCCGGCCAGGATCGGCAGACGCCCGCGCGCGGCGATCCGCTCCATCGCCGCGCGCGCGTCGCTGGCGAATTCGGCCGCCGAATAGGCCTGCCAGGGCTCGCGCACGTCGATCATGTGGTGCGGCACCGCCGCGCGCTCGGCCGCGCTCGGCTTGGCCGCGCCGATGTCCAGGCCGCGGTAGACCAGGGCCGAGTCGACGCTGACGATTTCCGCGTCTAGGCGCGCGGCCCAGTCCAGCGCCAGCGCGGTCTTGCCCGACGCGGTCGGGCCCATCAGGGCGATGGCGAGCGGGCGCGGGTCGTGGGAAGCGGTCATGCGCGGACGGCGGATGGGCACGGCGGTGGGCGACGCGCAGCCTCGCACAGCCGCGCGGCCCGCGGAAGCCGGCGCGCCGCGGCCGCGCCACCGCGGCGATCGGGCTCGACCGCTGCGCAACCCCGCTGCGGCGGGCGTTCGGCGCCGCCGCCCGGCCCCGCGCCGGCGGCGGCTCTACCGGAATTTGCACATTTCTTGACCAGTCCGTTGCAGTTGTCCACATCCCCTGTGGACAAGCCTGCGGACAGTTTTTCGATTGCGCGCGCGAAGCCTTGCGGCATAAGCATTGCAAGAGGTTTGGCGAGAAATTCGCCAGTGAATTTCCTTGACTTTGCCGTTGCCATCGGCATCGCCCGCCCGGCCTCGCGCAGCGGCCGCGACGGGCGGGCGTAGGCGCGCATGCGGACCGATGTCCGCGCTGGCCGCGGCGGGCGTTCGGCGAGATCGTCGCGTTCGCCGGCCGGAGCCGCACGGCGCCGCGTGCGGGTCGGGCGATGCGATCGACGCTTCCGCCGCCCGCGTTTCCTGCTGCGGCGCACCAGGGAACGGCGGCCAGCGGTCCCCTGCCCGCTTTCGCGCCCACGAGCGTTCGCGCCGCGCGCCCGCACCGGCGTGCGCCACGCGAAGCCGCCGCGCCATCGCTATCCACACGGCCTGTGGACAAGCTTTGGGACACACGCCAGGACATCGGGTTCCACGCCTTGTGCGGCGGGCCTTTCGTGAGATTGGCGATTTTTTGTCCAATGCCGATTCGGGCCCCGCATGCGCTGATCGACGCCGGCACGCGGCGCCGCGGGCTGGCTTTTTCGCGGTTTCGCCGCGCGCGCCGCGCTGCTCGCGCCCGCCGCTATCCACATCGCCTGTGGACAAGCTTTGGGACACACGCCGTGGAATCGGGTTTCACGCCTTATGCGACAAGGCTTCGGCGAGTTTGGCTATTTTTTGTCCAACGCCGATTCGTGCCTCGCACACGCATGCCGGCGACGAATCCCGACGCTGCGGCCTTGCTTTTTTCGCGTTTCGCTGCAAGCGCCTTGCCGCGCAGGCTCGCCGCTATCCACACAGCCTGTGGACAAACATTGGGACACACGCAGTGGAATCGGGTTTCACGCCTTATGCGACAAGGCCTCGGCGAGTTTGGTCATTTTTTGTCCAACGCCGATTCATGCCTCGCGCGCGCGTGCCGGCGACGAATCCCGCCGCTGCAGACCTTGCTTTTTTCGCGTTTCGCTGCAAGCGCCTCGCCGCGCAGGCTTGCCGCTATCCACACCGCCTGTGGACAAGCTTTGGGACACACGCAGTGGAATCGGGTTTCACGCCTTATGCGACAAGGCTTCGGCGGGATTGGCGAAAAAACAGCCACGGCCCGCCGGCATCGCCTCGCCCGTCAATCCTCGTCCGGCCACGTCGGCATCGCCGGCGCCGACGCGCGGCGCGGCTGGGCCTGCGCGGCCACCGCGTCCCAGACCTTGAGCGCGTCCACGGTCGCGGCCACGTCGTGCACGCGCAGCAGGCGCGCGCCGCGCTGGGCCGCGATCAGATGCGCGGCGACCGAGCCGTGCACGCGTTCGCCCGCCGCCTCGCGGCCGGTCAGCTCGCCGATGCTGCGCTTGCGCGACAGCCCCGCCAGCACCGGCACGCCGAGCTCGCCGAAGCGCTCCAGCTGCGCCAGCAGGGTCAGGTTGTGCTGCAGGGTCTTGCCGAAGCCGAAGCCCGGATCGACCACGATGCGCTTCTTGGCGATGCCGGCCATCTCGGCGGCGAAGATGCGTTCGGCCAGGAACCGGTGCACTTCGGCCACCACGTCCTCGTAGCGCGGCTCGTGCTGCATCGAGCGCGGCTCGCCCTGCATGTGCATCAGCACCACCGGCACGCCGAGCGCGGCGGCCGCGTCGAGCGCGCCCTCGCGGCGCAGGCCGTAGACGTCGTTGATCAGGCCGGCGCCGGCGGCGACCGCGGCACGCATGACCTCGGGCTTGGAGGTGTCGATGCTGATCGGCAACGCGGTCTCGCGGGCCAGGCGCTCGATCACCGGGATCGTGCGCCGAAGTTCCTCCTCCACCGGCACCTCGGCCGCGCCGGGCCGGGTGGACTCGCCGCCGACGTCGAGCAGGTCGGCGCCTTCGGCCGCCAGCGTCAGGCCGTGCGCGACCGCGGCCTCGAGCGTGTCGTGGGCGCCGCCGTCGGAGAACGAATCGGGGGTGACGTTGACGATGCCCATCACGCGCGGGCGGTCGAGCTTGAGGACGCGGCCGTTGCAGTCGAGGGTCGGGGACAGGTCGAACATGGGGGCGGGTCCGGGACTGGGAGAACCGCATGCTAACCGGTGGGGGTGCGGCGGTTGGGGAATCGACCGATCCGACACAAGTGCGTCGGGGCTGAAGCCCCTCCCACAAGAGCAAGGCCGCGCGAGGGGCCGGCCGCTTTTGTGGGAGGGGCTTCAGCCCCGACGCTTTTGTTTCAAGTAGCCGGAAAGCAAAAACGCCGGGGAGTGCCCGGCGTTTTTGTTGCAGCGCGTTCAACGCAACTTCGTTAGGTCTGCGCCGCCGGCCCGCCGATCGCGCCGCCGGGACGGTTGTCGTCCTTCGACACCTTGCCCGACTTCGCCCAATCCGCCGGCGGACCCGGCTCGCGGCCGGCCATGATCGCGTCGATCTGGGTCGCGTCGATGGTCTCGTACTGCAGCAGCGCCTCGGCCATCACGTGCAACTTGTCGAGGTTGTCCTTGAGGATCTGCGAGGTGCGACCGTAAGCCTTGTCGAGGATCCCGCGCACCACTTCGTCGATCTTGCGCGCGGTCTCGTTGGACACGTTCTTGTGCTGGGTGACCGAACGGCCGAGGAACACTTCGTCCTCTTCCTCGCCGTAGGCGATCGGGCCCATCTCGTCGCTCAGGCCCCACTTGGTGACCATGTTGCGCGCCATCTTGGTCGCGCGCTCGATGTCGTTGGACGCGCCGGTGGTGACCTTGTCGCCGCCGAAGATCAGCTCCTCGGCGACGCGGCCGCCGTACAGCGAGCACAGCTGCGATTCGATCGCCACCCGGTTCATCGAGTACTTGTCGCCTTCCGGCAGGTACATGGTCACGCCGAGCGCGCGGCCGCGCGGAATGATGGTGACCTTATAGACCGGGTCGTGCTCCGGCACGATCCGGCCGACGATGGCGTGGCCGGCCTCGTGGTACGCGGTGAGCTTCTTCTCGTCCTCGCTCATCGCCATCGAGCGGCGCTCGGCGCCCATCAGGATCTTGTCGCGCGCCTTGTCGAAGTGCTCCATGCGCACTTCCTTGGCGTTCTCGCGCGCGGCGAACAGCGCCGCCTCGTTGCACAGGTTGGCCAAGTCGGCGCCCGAGAAACCCGGGGTGCCGCGGGCGATGGTCATCGGCTCGACGTCCTCGTGCAGCGGCAGCTTGCGCATGTGCACGCGCAGGATCTGCTCGCGGCCCTTGACGTCGGGCAGGCCGACCACGACCTGGCGGTCGAAGCGGCCCGGGCGCAGCAGCGCCGGGTCGAGCACGTCGGGGCGGTTGGTCGCGGCGATCACGATCACGCCTTCGCCGCCTTCGAAGCCGTCCATCTCGACCAGCAACTGGTTGAGGGTCTGCTCGCGCTCGTCGTGGCCGCCGCCGAGGCCGGCGCCGCGATGGCGGCCGACCGCGTCGATTTCGTCGATGAAGATGATGCACGGCGCGTGCTTCTTGGCCTGCTCGAACATGTCGCGCACGCGGCTGGCGCCGACGCCGACGAACATCTCGACGAAGTCGGAACCGGAAATGGAGAAGAACGGCACCTTGGCCTCGCCGGCGATGGCGCGCGCCAGCAGGGTCTTGCCGGTGCCCGGCGGGCCGACCATCAGCACGCCGCGCGGGATCTTGCCGCCGAGCTTCTGGAACTTGGACGGATCGCGCAGGAACTCGACCAGCTCGCCGACTTCCTCCTTGGCCTCGTCGCAGCCGGCGACGTCGGCCAGGGTCACCTTGACCTGGTCCTCGCCCTGCAGCTTGGCGCGCGAACGGCCGAAGCTCATCGCGCCCTTGCTGCCGCCCTGCTGCATCTGGCGCATGAAATAGACCCAGATGCCGATGAACAGCAGCCACGGCAGCACGTTGACCAGGATCATGATCAACGACGGGCTGCTCGACGGCGGGGTCTGCTCGGTGACGACCTTGTGGTTGATCAGGTCGTTGATCAGGTACGGGTCGCGCGTGGCGTAGGTGGTGAACTTGCTCTCGTCCTTACGCGTACCGGTGATCGTGGTGCCATCGTCGGAGATCTTCACCTCCTTGATGCGGTCGTTCTGGACCTGGTTGACGAACTGGTCGTAGGCGAGCACCTCGGTGCCGGCGGTGCGCGGACCGAACGCCTGGAACACCACCATCAGCACGACGGCGACGATCACCCAGAGCAGCAGATTCTTGGCCAAATCGTTCATTTGTTTCCTACCCTGCGGCCCCGCGGGGCCCGTGGCCGCGAACGCCTCTTGCGCCCGCGGTAACTGCCAGATTCTCACACCCACCGCCCCGGTACATCTGCCGGCGGCGGCGCCGTTCACGAACAGGCTCGTTCAGCAAGCCCCGCCTGCCGGCCTGTCCGGGCGGCCCCGGTCAGGTCGGCGTCGCCCGTTTGCCCTGGGCCAGCGCATAGACCTCCGGCGACCGCTTGCGCGAGGCCGCCGGCTTGCGGATCGAGACCTTGGCGTAGCGCCGGCGCAGTTCGCGCACGTACTCGTCGAAGCCCACGCCCTGGAACAGCTTGATCAGGAAGGTGCCTTCGACCCTCAGGTGCCGGTCGGCGAAGTCCATCGCCAGCTCCGAGAGGTGCATCGCCCGCGGCAGGTCGACCGCGTCCACCCCGCTCATATTGGGGGCCATGTCGGACAGCACAAGGTCCACGACCTGGCCGTCCAGCGTGGATTCCAGCTGGGCCAGGACCGCATCTTCGCGGAAATCGCCGTGAATGAACTCGACGCCGGCCAGGCCGGGCATGTCCAGGATGTCCAGGGCCACGATCCGCCCGGGCTGTTTCGGCCACAGCCGCTCCATTTCTTGGCGGACCCACTGCGACCAGCCGCCCGGAGCCGCGCCCAGGTCGACCACGACCATGCCCGGCTTGAGCAGGCGGTCGCGCTCGACCAGTTCCTCCAGCTTGTAGGCCGCGCGCGAGCGCAATCCCTCGGACTTGGCCTTCTTCACGAAGGGGTCGGAGAAGTGTTCCTTCAGCCAGCGCTGGCTGGATTTGCTGCGCGTCGCCATGAGCGTGGGGCGCCGGTCCGGATGGGGGGTGGGGGCGCCATGATACCCTGAGCGCCCTTTCCGCTTAGTTCGCGTGTCCCGATGCCGACCCTGTTGACCTCCGCCCAGACCCGTTTCCTGCGCGGACAGGCCCACGATCTCAAGGCCATGTTGCAGGTCGGCGGCAAAGGCGTCACCGATGCCCTGATCGCCGAGATCGACCTGGCCCTGGAGCATCACGAACTGATCAAGGTCAAGGTCGGCGCCGAAGACCGCGAGGCCCGCGACACCCTGATCTCCGACCTCGCCGAGCGCACCGGCGCCGCCCTGGTCCAGCGCATCGGCCATACCGCGGTGCTGTACCGTCCGAGCAAGGACAAGCGCCAGATCGTGCTGCCGCGGGCGTAAGCGGCGGGAGCCTCGGACCCGGGACCTGGGACCCGGGACCCGATGATCTAGTTCCGTGCGATCTTGACGCAATCCGCTGACCTGCCAGCCTTTGCGGGTCCCCGGTCCCCGGTCCCCGGTCCCCGGTCCCCAGTCCCGAACCCACCGCCATGCAACTGATCCTGGAACGCCCCGACCACGAGTTCTTCCTGCGCGGCGCCGACGGCCGCGCGGCCCTGGTCAACGACCGGCGGCTGGAGCGCAGCTTCATCCTGGCGCCGAATGCGCTGATCGAGGACTGGGCGGTCAGCGACGTGCGCGGGCTGACCCTGGCGGACCTGGAACCCTTGTTCGCGCTGCAGCCGGAGCTGATCGTGCTCGGCTGCGGCGCCACCCAGGCGTTCCCGCCGGCGGCGACCCTGGCCGCCAGCCTGGGCCGCAAGGTCGGCCTGGAATCGATGACCAACGCCGCCGCCGCGCGCACCTTCAACGTGCTCGCCGGCGAGGGCCGGCGCGTGGTCGCCGGATTCGTGCTGGGCGCCTGAATGCGGGCGCCGGCCGGCGTCTCAACCCTGATTAAGACAAGTCTGGCGGCATCGCTGCTGGCCGGCTGCGCCGCGGACACGCCCGAGCAGCGCTTCGAGCGCTGGCGCGGCGACGGGCGCGAGGCGCAGGTCCGCGCCTATGCCGACCACCTCGCCCGCCACGGCGTCGCCGCGGTCGCGCCGCTTTCGCAACAGTTGCGCAGCGGGCGCAACTGGCGCTGGTGCGGCGCCGACGAGTTCGCCCTGCCGCCGCGCGCGTCGTGGCCGCGCAGCGTGGCGACCCTGCGCCTGCTGGCCGAACTGCGCGCGGCCGGACTGATCGACGGCGCGCGCATCGTCTCGGGCTACCGCGCGCCCGAGTTCAACCGCTGCGAAGGCGGAAGCCGCCAGAGCCGCCACATGGCCGGCGGCGCCTACGACCTGGAACTGGCCGCCGACACCGACGGCGCCAGGCTGTGCGCGTTCTGGCGCCGGCGCGGCCCCGCCACCGGCTTCGGCCTGGGCTTCTACGACCGCCGCCGCCTGCACGTGGACACCGCCGGCCTGCGCACCTGGGGCGGCGACTACACCCGCAAGACCTCGCCGTGCCTGCGGCCCGGCGCGATTGGCGCCGGATCGGGCGCGGCGTTATAACGGCGCCGACGCGGCGCAGCGCCGCGATCGAACGCGCAAGGTGGCGCATGACCCAGGACCGCATCGCACCCGACCTCATCGCACCCGACAGCGCCGCACCCGACGGCGCCGCAACCGCGCCCGCGCTCGTCGCCGGAGACGCGCAAGCGCTGGATGCGCGCGAACGCGATTTCCTGCGCGCCAAGCAATCGAGCGAAGCGCCGCGGGTGCTGTGGTCGTGCGTCGCGCTGGGGGTGGTCTGCTTCGTGCCCGCGATCGTCTTCGATCCGGATTTCCGCAACGTCTGGGCGATCGCTGGAATCTCCGCGGCGATCGGCTTCATGGCCTTGCTCGCCTGGAGCGAATCGCTGGATCAATCCAACCTGCGCGACGACCTCGCCGCCGGAATCAAACTGTGGCGCGAAGGCGTGCTCACCGGCGTCATGGAACGCGACGACGGCGAGAGCTGGCCGCCGATCTACTGCCTCTACATCGCCCTCGACGGCGACGACCCGGAACTGCCGACGCGGTTCTCGGTGCCATGGCACTGCTACGAGGCCGTGCGCACCGACCGGCGCGTGCGCATCGCCTATGCGCCGAAGGCGCTGCGGCTGTTGAACCTGATCGATGGCGACTACCAATACGTCGCGGTGCTTCGACAGTTCGACGAGCATCCGCCGCCGCCGTGAGCGCCGCGATCCGCATCGGCGCGGTGCCGCGCCGGATCGTTGCGGCTCCGGCCCGGGTTGCTACGCGGGCCGCTTCTCGCCCGCCTCGCCGTCATCGCAGATGGAGTACTCGTAGCCGGCCGTACGCAGTTGGATGATCGTCATGCTGTTCGGGACATAGGCGATCCGCACCGCGTCGTCGATACGGACCGCGCGGTACAAGGCCTCGTCCGCCTGGAAAATCAGCGGCCGCGACGGCCCCCCGTCGACCACCACCCACAGGCAGCGCGACGGCGGCCCGCCGTCCGATGAGTCGGTGGGCATCTGCACGATCCGCCCGGTGACGATCAGCTTGATTCTCGCAGCGGCGTCGGCCTCGACCCGGTCGTCGGCATTGGCCGTCACGAACGCTATCAGGCCCAGGCCGCAGACGACGGCAAACGCGATCGCCACGGCCGCGCCCCAGCTCAGGCCTTCGGGCTCCAGGGCGACGACGACGAGGGGAAAGATCCCGCCGATCGACGCCACGCACGCGAGCATCCCGATCAGCCCGCAACCGCCCGTCTTGCGCGCCGCGAGCCGGCCGCGTTCGCATTCGCTGAGCGGTTCGGTTTTCGCTGCGCTGGGCGCTGCCGCCATGTCGACGATCCTTGTGCTTTGCGTTGCGCGTCGCCGGCGCGCGATTTGGCGACGCCTCGACGCTTGTGGGAGGGCCTTCAGGCCCGACGCATTCCGCTCAGCCCGCCGCGCCGAGGCCAGCGCTTGCCGTCTGCAACGCCAGCGCGAACGCCAGTTCGCCCGACTCGCCCCACCACGGCACCGCGACTTCCGCACCGCGTTTGCGCAACCGCGCCAACAGCCGCAACAACGCGCCGATCTCGCTCTCGCCCCATTGCGGCCCCATCCGGTAATTCAGGATCAGCTCCTCGTCGGAGACGAACACGCCCAAATCCGGCAGCACGCACCCGTCTACCTGCGCGGCGCGCAACAACCGGTAGAAGGCCTCGATCTCGCCGGACACGACCCGCC contains these protein-coding regions:
- the miaA gene encoding tRNA (adenosine(37)-N6)-dimethylallyltransferase MiaA, producing MTASHDPRPLAIALMGPTASGKTALALDWAARLDAEIVSVDSALVYRGLDIGAAKPSAAERAAVPHHMIDVREPWQAYSAAEFASDARAAMERIAARGRLPILAGGTGLYFHALLHGLSDMPEADPATRAALAEEAARRGWAALHAELAALDPQAAARIHATDAQRIQRALEVWRLSGRTISDWRLASATRPRLPFRVLKLVLAPADRAVLHARIERRFEQMLADGFLDEVRALRALPGLAAHPSPLELPAIRAVGYRQAWEHLHGAFDAAQLRDRGVFATRQLAKRQLTWLRGELDARWFDPLRDAAELEHALRLFAGARLRAPRQGV
- the folP gene encoding dihydropteroate synthase; its protein translation is MFDLSPTLDCNGRVLKLDRPRVMGIVNVTPDSFSDGGAHDTLEAAVAHGLTLAAEGADLLDVGGESTRPGAAEVPVEEELRRTIPVIERLARETALPISIDTSKPEVMRAAVAAGAGLINDVYGLRREGALDAAAALGVPVVLMHMQGEPRSMQHEPRYEDVVAEVHRFLAERIFAAEMAGIAKKRIVVDPGFGFGKTLQHNLTLLAQLERFGELGVPVLAGLSRKRSIGELTGREAAGERVHGSVAAHLIAAQRGARLLRVHDVAATVDALKVWDAVAAQAQPRRASAPAMPTWPDED
- the ftsH gene encoding ATP-dependent zinc metalloprotease FtsH — protein: MNDLAKNLLLWVIVAVVLMVVFQAFGPRTAGTEVLAYDQFVNQVQNDRIKEVKISDDGTTITGTRKDESKFTTYATRDPYLINDLINHKVVTEQTPPSSSPSLIMILVNVLPWLLFIGIWVYFMRQMQQGGSKGAMSFGRSRAKLQGEDQVKVTLADVAGCDEAKEEVGELVEFLRDPSKFQKLGGKIPRGVLMVGPPGTGKTLLARAIAGEAKVPFFSISGSDFVEMFVGVGASRVRDMFEQAKKHAPCIIFIDEIDAVGRHRGAGLGGGHDEREQTLNQLLVEMDGFEGGEGVIVIAATNRPDVLDPALLRPGRFDRQVVVGLPDVKGREQILRVHMRKLPLHEDVEPMTIARGTPGFSGADLANLCNEAALFAARENAKEVRMEHFDKARDKILMGAERRSMAMSEDEKKLTAYHEAGHAIVGRIVPEHDPVYKVTIIPRGRALGVTMYLPEGDKYSMNRVAIESQLCSLYGGRVAEELIFGGDKVTTGASNDIERATKMARNMVTKWGLSDEMGPIAYGEEEDEVFLGRSVTQHKNVSNETARKIDEVVRGILDKAYGRTSQILKDNLDKLHVMAEALLQYETIDATQIDAIMAGREPGPPADWAKSGKVSKDDNRPGGAIGGPAAQT
- the rlmE gene encoding 23S rRNA (uridine(2552)-2'-O)-methyltransferase RlmE; protein product: MATRSKSSQRWLKEHFSDPFVKKAKSEGLRSRAAYKLEELVERDRLLKPGMVVVDLGAAPGGWSQWVRQEMERLWPKQPGRIVALDILDMPGLAGVEFIHGDFREDAVLAQLESTLDGQVVDLVLSDMAPNMSGVDAVDLPRAMHLSELAMDFADRHLRVEGTFLIKLFQGVGFDEYVRELRRRYAKVSIRKPAASRKRSPEVYALAQGKRATPT
- the yhbY gene encoding ribosome assembly RNA-binding protein YhbY produces the protein MPTLLTSAQTRFLRGQAHDLKAMLQVGGKGVTDALIAEIDLALEHHELIKVKVGAEDREARDTLISDLAERTGAALVQRIGHTAVLYRPSKDKRQIVLPRA
- a CDS encoding Mth938-like domain-containing protein, with the protein product MQLILERPDHEFFLRGADGRAALVNDRRLERSFILAPNALIEDWAVSDVRGLTLADLEPLFALQPELIVLGCGATQAFPPAATLAASLGRKVGLESMTNAAAARTFNVLAGEGRRVVAGFVLGA
- a CDS encoding D-Ala-D-Ala carboxypeptidase family metallohydrolase; amino-acid sequence: MRAPAGVSTLIKTSLAASLLAGCAADTPEQRFERWRGDGREAQVRAYADHLARHGVAAVAPLSQQLRSGRNWRWCGADEFALPPRASWPRSVATLRLLAELRAAGLIDGARIVSGYRAPEFNRCEGGSRQSRHMAGGAYDLELAADTDGARLCAFWRRRGPATGFGLGFYDRRRLHVDTAGLRTWGGDYTRKTSPCLRPGAIGAGSGAAL